The Metabacillus schmidteae genome includes a region encoding these proteins:
- the flaG gene encoding flagellar protein FlaG: MSIDKITSQLTLHNTEQTKWPVEKRDSESNNLIENKVIQNEESLKKIVKSLNDFLQPTNTHIKFELHEELNKYYVTVVDNQTNEVIKEIPSKKILDIYSEMKEFMGILFDKKI; this comes from the coding sequence ATGTCAATCGACAAAATAACTTCACAACTAACACTTCACAACACAGAACAAACAAAATGGCCTGTAGAAAAAAGAGATTCAGAAAGTAATAATTTAATAGAAAATAAAGTAATACAAAATGAAGAAAGTCTAAAAAAAATCGTTAAAAGCTTAAATGATTTTCTGCAACCTACCAATACACATATTAAGTTTGAGCTTCATGAAGAATTGAATAAGTATTATGTAACAGTAGTTGATAATCAGACAAATGAAGTCATAAAAGAAATTCCATCAAAAAAAATACTTGATATTTATTCAGAAATGAAAGAATTCATGGGCATTCTATTTGATAAAAAAATCTAG
- the fliS gene encoding flagellar export chaperone FliS → MAINNPYSTYQQNAITTAAPGEITLMLYNGCIKFISQAAKAMQESNIEEKNVNIQKAQKIITELMITLNKDYEVSKKFEVMYEYMNHRLIEANIKNDQSILKEVEGYAVEFRDTWKQVVQMNRQKQHGQGGQA, encoded by the coding sequence GTGGCTATCAATAATCCGTATTCAACCTATCAACAAAACGCAATTACGACAGCAGCGCCAGGTGAAATTACGTTAATGCTTTATAATGGATGTATTAAATTTATTTCACAAGCAGCAAAAGCAATGCAGGAGTCAAATATTGAAGAAAAAAATGTAAACATTCAAAAGGCTCAAAAAATTATTACAGAGTTAATGATTACTTTAAATAAAGATTATGAAGTCTCTAAAAAATTTGAAGTGATGTATGAATATATGAATCATCGATTAATAGAGGCAAATATTAAAAATGACCAATCTATCTTGAAAGAGGTAGAAGGCTATGCCGTTGAATTTCGAGATACTTGGAAACAAGTTGTACAAATGAATCGTCAAAAACAACATGGACAAGGTGGTCAAGCTTAG
- a CDS encoding flagellar hook-associated protein 2 — protein MVRIGGLASGMDIDTIVSDLMKAERIPLDKLTQKKQVLEWQRDDYRSMNTLLSDFDDYIFDNMTLQKDFLKKTVTSSLSSAVTATANTNSGNVNTAIVVDKLATSTNWISNSPITYDQNTFASDTVIQLKVTNGDGTQSMVTNSDGTKSDVIELTIKAGSTLEDVLKQLSSKKELGINVFAENGKVAMTKNDTGSGSSITIVNEAAKTLFTDLGFQDVANSAVPSTLTATTTGDNAEFTINGLATSKASNTFEINNVTYTLNDVTNGKAATISVSNDTDNMVDKIVQFVNKYNEMIEKINGKVSETRYRDYQPLSDEEKEAMTEKQVELWEEKAKSGLIKNDSILASSLTKMRTALYSPYTGTGGNSDFNQLAEIGIKTTNNYRDNGKLTVDETKLREAITKDPQAVFQMFSGATRITTTAADGSTSTKDSTVLSELGLTKRLRNIISDTVESIEKKAGKLTSSNSQFLIGRNIVDLNSQIDRFENRLTQIENRYWKQFSAMESAIQKANSQSAYLMQQFA, from the coding sequence ATGGTAAGAATAGGTGGATTAGCCAGTGGAATGGATATCGATACAATTGTAAGTGATTTAATGAAAGCTGAAAGAATTCCGCTAGATAAACTTACTCAAAAAAAGCAAGTTCTTGAATGGCAACGAGATGACTATCGTAGCATGAACACTCTTTTAAGTGACTTTGATGATTATATTTTTGACAATATGACACTACAAAAGGACTTCTTAAAAAAGACTGTAACAAGTTCTTTGTCTAGTGCGGTTACTGCGACAGCAAATACAAATTCAGGAAATGTAAATACAGCAATTGTTGTAGATAAATTAGCTACTTCAACTAACTGGATTTCAAACTCACCAATAACATATGACCAAAACACATTTGCATCAGACACTGTAATTCAATTAAAGGTTACAAATGGCGATGGTACACAATCAATGGTGACGAATAGTGACGGTACAAAATCCGATGTTATTGAATTAACAATTAAAGCAGGTTCTACATTAGAGGATGTTTTAAAACAGCTATCAAGTAAAAAAGAATTAGGAATTAATGTGTTCGCAGAAAATGGTAAAGTAGCTATGACGAAAAATGATACCGGAAGTGGTTCCTCTATTACAATCGTAAATGAAGCTGCAAAAACGTTATTTACTGACCTGGGTTTCCAAGATGTAGCTAATAGTGCTGTTCCTTCTACTCTTACCGCTACAACAACAGGAGATAATGCTGAATTTACGATAAACGGACTAGCTACAAGCAAAGCTAGTAATACATTTGAAATTAACAATGTAACCTATACTTTGAACGATGTAACGAATGGAAAAGCAGCTACTATATCTGTTTCAAATGATACAGACAATATGGTTGATAAAATTGTCCAGTTTGTTAATAAATACAATGAAATGATTGAAAAAATAAACGGGAAAGTAAGTGAAACACGATACCGTGACTATCAGCCTCTTTCAGATGAAGAAAAAGAGGCAATGACAGAGAAACAAGTTGAGTTATGGGAAGAAAAAGCAAAAAGTGGTCTAATAAAAAATGATTCAATTTTAGCATCTTCGCTAACAAAGATGCGTACTGCTTTATATTCCCCTTACACAGGCACTGGAGGAAATAGTGATTTTAATCAGTTAGCAGAAATCGGGATTAAAACCACTAATAACTATCGAGACAATGGGAAATTAACGGTTGATGAAACTAAGTTAAGAGAAGCTATTACAAAAGATCCGCAAGCTGTTTTCCAAATGTTTAGTGGTGCAACACGTATTACGACAACGGCAGCAGATGGTTCAACATCGACCAAGGATAGTACCGTTCTGTCAGAACTAGGATTAACAAAAAGACTTCGAAATATCATTAGTGATACCGTAGAAAGCATTGAGAAAAAAGCAGGTAAACTAACTTCATCAAATTCACAATTTTTAATTGGACGTAATATCGTTGATTTAAACTCCCAAATTGACCGTTTTGAAAATCGTCTCACACAGATTGAAAATAGATATTGGAAACAATTTTCAGCGATGGAATCAGCCATTCAAAAGGCTAATTCTCAATCTGCTTACTTAATGCAACAATTTGCTTAA